GTGTGCAATCACCGGACGCTTAATATGGTTGAGGTTATTTTGCTAGTGCAAATGGCCTAGCAGCTTATAGTTTTTTTTTGTTAGTTCTGCTTTTGCATGTATATTGTTTTTGGTTGCTGTGAAgccttcattttgtagtgcttgcTGCTTTGTGTCTTTCTTCTATTGCAAAGAAGCATggattgtgtgtgtgtagttAATCATTACATATAGCCTGATTAATTTTATATAAGAACACTGAATGTACATCTGTCTACTTTGTTCCTTGTGAAACAATAGTTCCACTCGCATTTAATCGTACCACATTTTCGTTTTTCCTGGAACTTAGATATGGGACACGGCAGGACAGGAACGTTTTCAGAGTCTTGGTGTGGCATTTTATCGGGGAGCTGACTGTTGTGTTCTTGTATATGATGTCAATGTTACCAAGTCATTTGAAAAACTCAACAACTGGCGTGAGGAATTTCTAATTCAAGTAAGTAGCTTGCTTAGTTGCCAGTCAATCAAATATACTGCAATATGTATGGTATATTGAAAGTTTGGCCTGTCATTCTGGTTGCAGGCTAGCCCATCAGATCCAGAGAATTTCCCTTTTGTTTTACTTGGAAACAAGATTGATGTTGATGGTGGTAACAGCAGGACTGTGAGTATTCTTCACGACAAAGTGCCTATTTTTCTTGCTTTGACTTGATATATATTGATATTTTTGAGATTATTCGTCTTTTAGGTTTCCGAGAAAAAGGCTAAAGCTTGGTGTGCTTCCAAGGGAAACATCCCTTATTTTGAGACGTCTGCTAAAGAAGGCTTCAATGTGGAAGCAGCTTTCGAGTGTATAGCAAGGAATGCTATCAAGAATGAACCTGAAGAAGATATGTAAGTTTACTTCTTGCAGTAGATGCATTGTTTATACAAAAGGATAATTCTCTCTATTATTTTCCTCGGAGGGGAGGGCATTTCGAAATAGCAACACAGAGATACTAACAGTATGTTAGCAGTTATATTGACGTTTTGCTAAATTCTTTTAGATATCTCCCTGATACAATCGACATGGGCGGTGCTGGAAGGCAACAACGCTCGTCAGGCTGTGAATGCTAGAAGATACGGATCCTCCTCAGTTTCGATTGGCTTGGTGATGCTCGCTCTTCCCGAGTTTGATATATATATTTAGTTTGAAAGCTGCTATCTTGTATCAGTTGCTACATATGGTTGTCTAGTATTCACTCCCTTCCAGCGAGATGGGAGAAATTTCATTCATAACTTCTGATTCTTTGTATGAGGGTTAGATGGTATAGAGTTGGCATTCTTTTTAGTTTTTGCGAGGTTTTGGTTGTCGTGGTGCGTACATATCTCAGAAAGATCAAATATATATTTATGAAGGTTGTAAATGGACAGAAGAACGGCCCAATATTCGTGCTTTCCTCTTCTAACCATTTTGATGGTAGATCCAGATCTATATCTATATGGTTCATCTTTTACCCATCTTTTTCATTCCATTCCCGTCTTCCATGGTATATATGATCAGCCACTACGGTTTTCATATCTGTGTATTCATGCTGTTGTTTGCTGCAACGATTTCGATGGTTTCCAAGATTGGACTTTGCAGATCCCACTCTTGTGTGCTGTGTAGGTCCCTGATTGTGTTCATTTATCAAATTTCTGGATGGATCATGCTCACTTTCAACGAGTGCTACAGTTTGTCTTGATTTCTGTTGTTGACATCTCCATCGAGAGCATACTCTTTCTTTTCGCGGATCCAGCGAGAACATACTCGACTACTCTGCCATTTGAACTACTCAATTCGCCTTTCCCGTCAGCGATATGCATGTGCCCAAATGCAATACGACCAACTCATATTCATTTCCTACTACAGAGCAGCAACATCTGGTCTATGTTCCGTGCGGTGCTCGTGAACTTCTGAAAGTCGTGGTCATGCTGAGAACTCCCAAAAATAAACTGCCAAATCAACAATTTGTCCGCATCGATCAGAATTAGAAGCCACTCGCCAAAAGTTGCGGTAGCTTCTAGCTGCGCTACACCGTTGAAATGCATTCCAAACTGGACCGGTTTTGTTTAGTTTCAGAAGTTAGGAGGGGGAAAACAAATCGGAGGTTGCATTAGCAGGTTTCAACCAGTGTCAGATTTTGGAAAGCTTCAGTTTGTGCAATTTTAAGCCGACAAGTATGGGCAATTTCCAGTCACAAGTTTTGAAAGGTTTCTGTAAGTGGGATGGGGTTTTGAGGGACAATGACAATCATCGAAAGAAAACAACGTGAGAATGACATTCATTGACGTGGCGCACCTTGGTTTTGAGGAAATCATGCAAACCGCAATGGTCTACAAGTCCGCTACTGGGTGTAGGTTGGGGAATGTCGCCTCGGCGCTCTTCTGGACAGGTGGTTGAGCAAGGGGAGGCTTTAAGATATCGTGCCCAACCTCTTCGCTTGCGTTAAGAAGGCCATCCAAAGGCACATCCTATGTGAGGGGTTGGACAGAAGCTGGTGGGTGGATGTGACGCCTAACAGAGTAACGCTACACTCACGGATCAATTTTACGGATCCTACGGATTACTGCTAGGTGGCATCTTCTAGTTGGAGATTAAGGGGGAGGCAGGGTCCACCCCCTGAAATCAGGGGTGAGAGAGATTTTACGTTATGGGGTCCATAATCAGCCCGTACTTGTCCGTGAGTGTAGCATTTTTGCGCCTATTATGTATGAGAGGTGCTCAACGAAttcatttttttagaaaaggaggaggacccccggcatctggacgatgcatgcagccactttattaattatttacacaagaccttacaaagtcatccaacagtaagactaaagtcatcatctaggcaacatctgtcgctactcctatccatttgatgaagggatgctgatagtctgggtgtaataccaaacagacctcgcagccaaacctaacatctaagaccgaggtcccaaccaggacgcctgccgagtatagggcacccaccagtccggcgcactcctcaaccaggacgcctgccgggtatgaggccgccgcagccacctgccaccaatccatcttcagagttgtactgctgcatctaccttgcccggtctagctgccgtcAACGCCACCACGATGCCAGAAAGCGTcaccctcctgcgcgagtccagcATCACACATCAGACGCTTAACCTCCAGAGCGCCATGCCATCGAGATCTGTCACCATCAAAGTGCatgatgaagcaccgctccaccaaagacgTCGTCCACTGGTCCCTCGAGCCCGCGTACAGCTCCAAGAAAGACGCCCCAAGGGGGAAACGACAGAAACGCGCCGCCGTCTTCTGATATatcgatctagggtttcccccggaggtagcagaTCGTAGTCTAGAACTTCTCCACGGTGATGcattcaagaagggaacgacacCGTAGAGCGCCGCCACCGCCAGCTTTGGCATCTAGCCAAGAGCAGGTTTTCACCTAGATCTATTCCAAGAACTCCATCCGCTTCTTGTGCACGGCCGCCGCCTTCTCTGTCGAAGACTAGACCAAGGGTCCAGCCGTCGCCGTCAGATCCATGTAGCCAGCACCGGGAGATGATGATAGTATCCTTGTACCGGATCTAGCACGAACCGAAGCAGATCGAGTCGGAGACGATGACGCCCCTGGATCTCCGGCA
The Aegilops tauschii subsp. strangulata cultivar AL8/78 chromosome 3, Aet v6.0, whole genome shotgun sequence genome window above contains:
- the LOC109739347 gene encoding ras-related protein Rab7, whose product is MASRRRMLLKVIILGDSGVGKTSLMNQYVNNKFSNQYKATIGADFLTKEVKIDDRLFTLQIWDTAGQERFQSLGVAFYRGADCCVLVYDVNVTKSFEKLNNWREEFLIQASPSDPENFPFVLLGNKIDVDGGNSRTVSEKKAKAWCASKGNIPYFETSAKEGFNVEAAFECIARNAIKNEPEEDIYLPDTIDMGGAGRQQRSSGCEC